One genomic segment of Arthrobacter sp. Marseille-P9274 includes these proteins:
- a CDS encoding non-ribosomal peptide synthetase: MTTTSALTCRTVADPSSGPGNDRAAPVGAAPTAIPRWTQDRRPGQGRVEVAVPEDLRQAVWTLSRTLDAAPAAIWLAAHARVLQALSGETQVTTGCRDASGTWPCELDLGLGSWRALVSAARIRQVQAHAGRAEEPQAGRTPVSAAYEVLLSTDHDDDPELPEGLVLGVSLLDAAGGEALRLRYRRDVLDEDAAVRIAGYHLSALRHLVADPDAEPADADLVDPDERRLQLEQLAGPERPRPQRRFHELFEERVRQHPERIAAVQASRQWTYAELNARANRIARALLAHGVQREDIVAVVAERDLEWMAAVIGILKAGGAYLPIEPHFPSERIARTLTRAGCSTVLSEEGSTTTLDEALEGMPAVTKLLFEDVEAEGHVADDLGMDVRPNQLAYVYFTSGSTGEPKGAMCEHEGMVNHLYAKIEDLGIGPGDVVAQTAPQCFDISLWQLVSALLVGGRTHIVGQDRILDLERFVDTIERGEVAVFQVVPSYLDAVVAYLDGKPRALPSLRCVSATGEALKPELIRRWFAVMPDVKLVNAYGLTETSDDTNHEVMSSAPAGDYVPLGPPIPNVRIHILDERQRLVPLGAPGEIAFSGVCVGRGYINDPERTAQAYSTDPFVDGARLYRAGDYGRWSPDGKLEYLGRRDNQVKISGFRIEIGDIENALLRVPGVRDGAVVVGEGAGQSKFLVAFYSGNRSLDVDEIRSEMGARVPGYMVPSTYRWQESLPLTGNGKIDRKALTRMAREIVPETGTATEALSATEQRLAEAWATVLGLPAGRIGGQDSFFELGGTSLSAVKLAVLLKRSVSIKDIMQTPVLADLATLLEASSLADAAVPAAPRPAGAAAEPTAMAPVGQPLDHSNPQIVKREDLS, from the coding sequence ATGACCACCACCTCTGCGCTGACCTGCCGCACCGTCGCCGACCCCTCGTCGGGCCCGGGCAACGACCGGGCCGCCCCCGTGGGGGCCGCCCCGACGGCGATTCCCAGGTGGACGCAGGACCGCCGGCCGGGTCAGGGACGGGTCGAAGTTGCGGTTCCGGAGGACCTGCGCCAGGCCGTATGGACACTGTCCCGCACGCTGGACGCGGCCCCTGCAGCGATCTGGCTGGCGGCCCACGCAAGGGTACTCCAGGCGCTGTCCGGCGAAACACAGGTCACGACCGGCTGCCGGGACGCATCGGGGACCTGGCCCTGCGAACTCGATTTGGGACTAGGGTCATGGCGGGCGCTGGTCTCCGCGGCCCGTATCCGGCAGGTACAGGCACACGCCGGTCGAGCCGAGGAACCACAGGCGGGGCGGACGCCGGTTTCCGCAGCGTACGAGGTGCTGCTCAGCACCGACCACGACGACGATCCCGAACTCCCGGAGGGCCTCGTCCTGGGCGTGTCCCTCCTCGACGCCGCAGGTGGCGAAGCGTTGCGCCTGCGCTACCGCCGCGACGTCCTCGACGAGGACGCAGCCGTCCGGATCGCCGGCTATCACCTGAGCGCACTCCGCCATCTGGTCGCCGACCCCGATGCGGAGCCCGCCGATGCCGACCTCGTCGATCCCGACGAGCGGCGCCTGCAATTGGAACAGCTGGCCGGACCCGAGCGGCCCCGGCCCCAGCGGCGCTTCCACGAGCTGTTCGAGGAGCGAGTGCGGCAGCATCCCGAGCGTATCGCTGCCGTCCAGGCCTCACGGCAGTGGACCTACGCGGAGCTGAACGCCCGTGCCAACCGGATCGCCCGTGCCCTGCTGGCCCACGGAGTACAGAGGGAGGACATTGTGGCGGTTGTCGCCGAGCGGGACCTCGAGTGGATGGCCGCAGTCATCGGCATCCTCAAGGCCGGAGGCGCGTACCTGCCGATCGAACCGCACTTTCCCTCCGAGCGGATCGCTAGAACGCTCACTCGGGCCGGATGCAGCACGGTACTGAGCGAGGAAGGCAGCACCACCACGCTCGACGAGGCACTCGAAGGGATGCCTGCAGTGACGAAGCTTCTGTTCGAGGACGTCGAGGCCGAGGGGCATGTCGCCGACGACCTCGGCATGGACGTGCGGCCAAACCAACTCGCCTACGTCTACTTCACCTCGGGCTCCACGGGCGAACCGAAGGGTGCGATGTGCGAGCACGAGGGGATGGTGAACCACCTGTACGCCAAGATCGAGGACCTCGGGATCGGCCCGGGTGACGTTGTCGCCCAGACCGCTCCCCAGTGTTTCGACATCTCGCTATGGCAGCTGGTCTCGGCCTTGCTCGTCGGCGGCCGCACACACATCGTCGGGCAGGACCGGATCCTCGACCTCGAGCGCTTCGTCGACACGATCGAACGGGGCGAAGTCGCGGTCTTCCAGGTCGTCCCGTCGTACCTGGATGCGGTGGTGGCTTACCTGGACGGCAAACCCCGCGCCCTGCCCAGCCTTCGGTGCGTCTCGGCGACCGGGGAGGCCCTGAAGCCGGAGCTAATCCGCCGCTGGTTCGCCGTGATGCCCGACGTCAAGCTAGTCAACGCCTATGGGCTGACGGAGACCTCGGACGACACGAACCACGAAGTGATGAGCTCCGCGCCCGCGGGTGACTACGTGCCGTTGGGGCCGCCGATCCCGAACGTCCGGATCCACATCCTCGACGAACGGCAGCGGCTCGTGCCACTCGGCGCACCGGGCGAGATCGCCTTCTCCGGGGTGTGCGTGGGCCGCGGCTACATCAACGACCCGGAGCGCACGGCACAGGCCTACTCCACCGACCCCTTCGTGGACGGCGCGCGGCTCTACCGGGCTGGCGACTATGGCCGCTGGTCACCGGACGGCAAGCTGGAGTACTTGGGCCGGCGGGACAACCAGGTCAAGATCTCAGGGTTCCGCATCGAGATCGGCGACATCGAGAACGCGCTGCTGCGGGTTCCCGGCGTCCGCGACGGCGCCGTGGTTGTCGGCGAGGGCGCCGGGCAGTCCAAGTTCCTGGTGGCGTTCTACTCCGGCAACCGGTCGCTCGACGTCGACGAAATCCGCAGCGAGATGGGCGCGCGGGTACCGGGCTACATGGTTCCGTCGACGTACAGGTGGCAGGAGAGCCTGCCCCTGACCGGCAACGGGAAGATCGACCGAAAGGCCTTGACCCGCATGGCGCGGGAGATCGTTCCAGAGACCGGCACCGCCACGGAAGCCCTCTCGGCCACCGAGCAGCGGCTCGCCGAGGCATGGGCGACGGTGCTCGGCCTACCGGCGGGCCGGATCGGCGGGCAGGACTCGTTCTTTGAACTGGGCGGGACCTCGCTGTCCGCGGTGAAGCTCGCCGTCCTGCTCAAGCGCTCGGTGTCGATCAAGGACATCATGCAAACGCCAGTCCTGGCGGACCTGGCGACCCTGCTCGAGGCCTCGTCCCTGGCGGACGCTGCCGTTCCGGCCGCCCCGCGACCGGCGGGAGCCGCCGCGGAGCCCACCGCCATGGCCCCGGTAGGACAACCCCTTGACCACTCAAACCCGCAAATCGTGAAACGAGAGGATCTCTCATGA
- a CDS encoding TauD/TfdA family dioxygenase, with amino-acid sequence MTSPAPRTQLDVERQAGRPPMLTVENGDDSARWAGQHSEALRMAVAEHGAVLVRGLGLRDPAEVADVYRRLVPSGLMPDREAFAARQPYLDGVYSSLTWPANQPMCMHHEVSYALEFPGLMLFACLQAPSAGGATGVADARAVLDALPAEIVQRFESEGWLLARSYNEDIGATYEEAFGVADRAAVEEYCRAHAIEFEWQPDGELRTRQRRPAVVRHPVTGERCWFNQVAFLNEWTIAPEVREYLVDVYGPDGLPFNTRFGNGEPIGEDIVALLNEVYEEHTLRTPWETGDLMLVDNIRMAHSREAYEGPREVLVGMAEPRNVFDLVTQDGAR; translated from the coding sequence ATGACTTCGCCTGCACCCAGGACCCAGTTAGACGTGGAACGCCAAGCCGGCCGGCCACCGATGCTCACTGTCGAGAACGGAGACGATTCCGCACGGTGGGCAGGACAGCACAGCGAGGCCCTGCGCATGGCGGTCGCCGAGCACGGCGCGGTCTTGGTCCGCGGGCTCGGCCTCCGCGATCCAGCCGAAGTAGCTGATGTCTACCGCCGGCTGGTCCCAAGCGGCCTCATGCCGGACCGGGAAGCCTTTGCCGCCAGGCAGCCCTATCTCGACGGCGTTTACTCGTCTCTGACATGGCCTGCGAACCAGCCCATGTGCATGCACCACGAAGTCAGCTACGCGCTCGAGTTCCCCGGTCTGATGCTCTTCGCTTGCCTCCAGGCGCCCAGCGCCGGCGGTGCGACCGGCGTGGCTGATGCCCGCGCAGTGCTGGACGCCCTGCCTGCGGAAATCGTCCAGCGGTTCGAAAGCGAGGGGTGGCTGCTAGCACGCAGCTACAACGAGGACATCGGGGCTACCTACGAGGAGGCGTTCGGGGTCGCCGACCGCGCCGCCGTCGAGGAATACTGCCGCGCCCACGCGATCGAGTTCGAGTGGCAGCCCGACGGAGAGCTCCGTACGCGGCAACGGCGCCCCGCCGTGGTGAGGCACCCAGTGACGGGCGAGCGCTGCTGGTTCAATCAGGTCGCGTTCTTGAACGAGTGGACGATCGCCCCCGAGGTGCGGGAGTACCTCGTGGACGTCTACGGTCCCGACGGACTGCCGTTCAACACGCGCTTCGGCAACGGCGAGCCGATCGGCGAGGACATCGTCGCCCTCTTGAACGAGGTCTACGAGGAACACACCCTCCGGACCCCTTGGGAAACCGGGGACCTCATGCTGGTCGACAATATCCGCATGGCCCACAGCCGGGAGGCCTACGAGGGGCCTCGGGAGGTACTGGTCGGCATGGCCGAGCCGCGCAATGTATTTGATCTCGTTACCCAGGACGGTGCCCGATGA
- the sbnB gene encoding 2,3-diaminopropionate biosynthesis protein SbnB encodes MTDYANSPAAAALEPKTVPPFAVIPGSQVQEVLSGREKQVVELVEQTYRTHAAGDSVNPPSYFLRFPDRPSSRIIALPASVGGDVGVDGIKWVSSFPDNVASGIPRASAVLILNDRATGYPFACMESSIISASRTAASAAAAADWLSRGRGRGRPRRIGFFGVGLIARYIHTFLAETGWSFDEIGVHDLSSESAEGFKGYLERSGTAARVTVHGSPEQLIRSSDLVVFATIAGQPHVHDVAWFEHNPLVLHVSLRDLAPEILMASTNILDDVDHCLKAGTSAHLVEQMVGHRDFVDGTLADVMAGRVSLADDRPVVFSPFGLGVLDLAVGKFVYDELASHGQLRVVDDFFSELRRYG; translated from the coding sequence ATGACTGACTACGCCAATTCCCCAGCCGCTGCCGCGTTGGAGCCGAAGACGGTTCCACCGTTCGCGGTCATTCCCGGATCCCAGGTGCAGGAGGTGCTCAGCGGCCGGGAGAAGCAGGTCGTCGAGCTGGTCGAGCAGACCTACCGGACGCACGCGGCCGGCGACTCGGTGAACCCCCCGTCCTACTTCCTGCGCTTCCCGGACCGGCCCTCATCGCGCATCATCGCGCTGCCCGCCTCGGTCGGAGGGGACGTAGGGGTCGACGGCATCAAGTGGGTCTCCAGCTTCCCGGACAACGTGGCGTCGGGGATACCCCGCGCCTCTGCCGTGCTGATACTCAACGACCGGGCGACTGGGTACCCCTTCGCCTGCATGGAGAGCTCCATCATCAGCGCCTCCAGGACGGCGGCGTCGGCCGCCGCTGCCGCGGACTGGCTCAGCCGAGGACGGGGACGGGGACGCCCACGGCGCATCGGCTTCTTCGGCGTGGGCCTCATCGCCCGGTACATCCACACCTTCCTCGCCGAGACCGGTTGGTCCTTTGACGAGATCGGCGTGCACGACCTCTCGAGCGAGAGCGCGGAGGGGTTCAAGGGCTACCTCGAGCGCAGCGGCACCGCAGCCCGCGTGACCGTACATGGTAGCCCCGAACAGCTGATTCGGAGCAGCGACCTTGTCGTGTTCGCCACCATCGCGGGCCAGCCGCACGTACACGACGTGGCGTGGTTCGAGCACAACCCGTTGGTGCTGCACGTGTCCCTGCGCGACCTCGCCCCGGAGATCCTGATGGCGTCGACCAACATTCTGGACGACGTCGACCACTGCCTGAAGGCCGGAACATCTGCCCACCTCGTGGAGCAGATGGTCGGTCACCGGGACTTCGTGGACGGCACCCTGGCCGATGTCATGGCCGGCAGGGTCTCGCTGGCGGACGACCGTCCGGTGGTGTTCTCGCCGTTCGGCCTGGGCGTGCTCGATTTGGCCGTGGGTAAGTTCGTCTACGACGAACTCGCCAGCCACGGCCAGCTCCGGGTGGTCGACGACTTCTTTTCCGAACTGCGACGGTACGGATGA
- a CDS encoding acyl-protein synthetase has product MMLSLPQMLGNVSKANVQSPDDWAGSVTDVLRDAAIYHHAGNGFYRAQCDALGVDPAAINDINDLQDLPLLPVGMFKRPDAQVLLTCSLADVETETSSSGTRGVPSVARRNSETVTRALVGLIGTYREFFSLSGGAGLFLNPSDSEASEMGLLKDLNILNSVFDHHAYLVADRAFDARAALEHLSRWRGHMTRHIVGPPFLINRLFRFLEQEKINVRLDPYSMIITLGGWKKHTAEAIPAEGFRERCHDLLGVRPGNVRDMYGMIESNMLAVECHLHRMHVPPWCYISIRDPGQTGKELAPGDTGTIAIMDALSTSYPGFLLTDDVGDVETGTCGCGRTGQVINFRRRGQGGGLGHCPVSIERYLAAGTTAIDEAPALVKA; this is encoded by the coding sequence ATGATGCTCTCGCTACCGCAGATGCTGGGGAATGTATCCAAGGCAAACGTCCAGTCTCCAGACGACTGGGCAGGGTCGGTCACCGACGTCCTGCGGGACGCCGCGATCTACCACCACGCCGGAAACGGCTTCTACCGCGCCCAGTGTGACGCGTTAGGAGTCGATCCCGCCGCGATCAATGACATCAACGACCTTCAAGACCTGCCACTGCTGCCGGTCGGCATGTTTAAGCGTCCCGACGCCCAGGTGCTGCTCACCTGCTCTCTGGCCGACGTCGAGACCGAGACCAGCTCCAGCGGTACCCGAGGTGTCCCGTCCGTCGCCCGCCGCAACAGCGAGACAGTGACCCGGGCGCTGGTTGGACTGATCGGGACCTACCGCGAGTTCTTCAGCCTGTCCGGGGGCGCGGGACTTTTCTTGAACCCGTCGGACTCCGAAGCCTCGGAGATGGGTCTGCTCAAGGACCTCAACATCCTCAACAGCGTCTTCGACCATCACGCATACCTCGTTGCCGACCGGGCGTTCGATGCCAGGGCGGCTCTGGAGCACCTGAGCCGGTGGAGGGGCCACATGACCCGGCACATCGTCGGTCCGCCGTTCCTCATCAACCGGCTCTTCCGGTTCCTCGAGCAGGAGAAGATCAATGTGCGCTTGGACCCGTACAGCATGATCATCACTCTCGGCGGTTGGAAGAAGCACACGGCCGAGGCCATCCCTGCTGAAGGCTTCCGGGAGCGCTGCCACGACCTGCTCGGCGTGCGCCCGGGGAACGTGCGCGACATGTACGGGATGATCGAGTCGAACATGCTCGCGGTCGAATGCCACCTGCATCGCATGCACGTCCCGCCGTGGTGCTACATCTCCATCCGAGACCCTGGACAGACCGGCAAGGAGCTCGCTCCGGGGGACACCGGCACCATTGCCATAATGGACGCGCTCAGCACCAGCTATCCCGGTTTCCTCCTCACCGACGACGTGGGCGACGTCGAGACCGGCACCTGCGGGTGCGGGAGGACCGGCCAGGTCATCAACTTCCGCCGTCGGGGGCAGGGCGGCGGGCTTGGCCACTGCCCCGTCAGCATCGAGCGCTACCTCGCCGCGGGCACCACCGCCATCGATGAGGCGCCGGCTCTCGTGAAGGCCTGA
- the pgl gene encoding 6-phosphogluconolactonase has protein sequence MNAEPVLHIHPDTEILAAAAARRLIARLALAQKHHGDASVVLTGGSLGINTLRAVAADASRVDVDWRRVDFWWGDERFVAKDSPDRNELQARQALLDSLDIAEERVHAFGSTDDFGSPHEAADAYAEELRRASGRDANDGGDGLPLPRFDVLLLGMGPDGHIASLFPDMAGIRELERAAIGVEDSPKPPPQRVSLTLPVINSAEEVWIVVGGEDKACAAGLALSGANDVQVPATGARGRQATLWLVDQAAASRLPDALRAAGDTY, from the coding sequence GTGAACGCTGAACCGGTCCTGCACATCCACCCTGACACCGAGATCCTGGCCGCGGCAGCGGCGCGGCGGCTGATTGCGCGCCTTGCCCTGGCCCAGAAGCACCATGGCGACGCCTCGGTCGTCCTGACCGGCGGCTCGCTGGGCATCAACACCTTGCGGGCGGTCGCCGCCGATGCTTCGCGCGTTGACGTGGACTGGCGGCGGGTGGACTTCTGGTGGGGCGACGAACGTTTCGTGGCTAAGGACAGCCCGGACCGTAACGAGCTGCAGGCCCGGCAGGCCCTCCTCGACTCGCTGGACATCGCCGAGGAACGCGTGCACGCGTTCGGTTCCACGGATGACTTCGGGAGCCCGCACGAAGCGGCGGACGCTTACGCCGAAGAACTGCGCCGGGCCTCGGGCCGGGACGCCAACGACGGCGGGGACGGCCTTCCGCTGCCGCGTTTTGACGTGCTGTTGCTGGGAATGGGTCCGGACGGGCACATCGCTTCGCTCTTTCCCGACATGGCCGGGATCCGGGAGCTGGAGCGTGCCGCCATTGGCGTCGAGGACTCCCCCAAGCCTCCGCCGCAGCGGGTAAGCCTCACCCTGCCCGTGATCAACTCCGCCGAGGAGGTCTGGATCGTGGTGGGCGGCGAGGACAAGGCCTGCGCCGCAGGGCTGGCGCTGTCGGGTGCCAACGACGTGCAGGTCCCCGCGACGGGAGCCCGCGGCCGGCAGGCAACACTCTGGCTGGTCGACCAGGCTGCGGCGTCCCGGCTGCCGGACGCCCTGCGCGCAGCGGGCGATACCTACTAG
- a CDS encoding glucose-6-phosphate dehydrogenase assembly protein OpcA, translating into MIVDLLDTTTSKVSKEIVSMREQGGVVTLGRVLTLVVLTTAGNEEVAIHAANTASREHPCRIIVLVDAGADEPTKLDAQIRVGGDAGASEVVVLYGYGELAGESDSLVSALLLPDAPIVAWWPHGMPENASATSIGRIAHRRITDSAHEPKPKLALEQLRRTYAAGDTDLAWTRLTNWRIQLAAVLDQVEYSPVTSVAVEGASDSPSTVLLAAWLTRALDAPVTIVEEAAGIGIRGVRITRVDGDIRILRPGLSVAELIQPNQPVQRITLPRRSIEECLAEELRRLDPDEVFGEVLTEGLPRTNLRSVRRSER; encoded by the coding sequence TTGATAGTCGATTTGCTGGACACCACCACCTCCAAGGTCTCGAAGGAGATCGTCTCGATGCGCGAGCAGGGCGGCGTGGTCACCCTGGGCCGGGTGCTGACGCTCGTCGTCCTCACCACGGCCGGCAACGAGGAAGTGGCGATTCACGCCGCCAACACCGCCAGCCGCGAGCATCCCTGCCGCATCATCGTGCTCGTGGACGCGGGCGCGGATGAACCGACGAAGCTTGACGCGCAGATCCGCGTCGGCGGGGACGCTGGCGCCTCCGAGGTCGTGGTGCTCTACGGCTACGGCGAACTCGCGGGCGAAAGCGACTCCCTGGTGTCCGCCCTGCTGCTGCCGGACGCGCCGATCGTGGCCTGGTGGCCGCACGGCATGCCGGAGAACGCCTCGGCGACCTCGATCGGCCGCATCGCGCACCGGCGGATCACCGACTCCGCCCACGAGCCGAAGCCAAAGCTTGCGCTCGAACAGCTGCGCCGGACCTACGCGGCGGGAGACACTGACCTGGCCTGGACGCGGCTGACCAACTGGCGCATCCAGCTGGCCGCCGTGCTCGACCAGGTCGAATACTCCCCCGTGACCTCCGTCGCCGTCGAGGGCGCCTCCGACTCCCCCAGCACCGTCCTGCTGGCGGCCTGGCTCACACGGGCGCTCGATGCTCCGGTCACCATCGTCGAAGAGGCCGCGGGCATCGGGATCCGCGGCGTCCGGATCACCCGGGTCGACGGCGACATCCGGATCCTGCGGCCGGGCTTGAGCGTGGCCGAACTGATCCAGCCGAACCAGCCGGTCCAGCGCATCACCCTTCCGCGGCGCTCCATCGAGGAGTGCCTGGCCGAAGAGCTTCGCCGCCTCGACCCGGACGAAGTCTTCGGCGAAGTACTGACCGAAGGATTGCCCCGCACCAACCTAAGGAGCGTACGCCGCAGTGAACGCTGA
- the zwf gene encoding glucose-6-phosphate dehydrogenase translates to MVPSANNRRNPLRDPRDRRLNRIAGPSSLVLFGVTGDLARKKLMPAVYDLANRGLLPPSFALVGFGRRAWSDEDFADQVRAAVEQYARTPFQADVWEQLSAGMRFVQGEFGDDEAFARLKEVVGELDQTRGTRGNHAFYLSIPPKDFEQVCEKLSAHGLAQGEPGTWRRVVIEKPFGHDLQSARELNSIVESVFPADSVFRIDHYLGKETVQNILALRFANQMFEPLWNANYVDHVQITMAEDIGIGGRAGYYDGVGAARDVIQNHLLQLLALTAMEEPISFNAEDLRAEKEKVLAAIRLPEDLSTHSARGQYTGGWQGGEKVKGYLEEEGFNPESTTETFAALRLDIHTRRWAGVPFYLRAGKRLGRRVTEIAVVLKRAPNLLFRDHKDEDFGQNAVVIRVQPDEGATIRFGSKVPGTQMEVRDVSMDFGYGHAFTESSPEAYERLILDVLLGEPPLFPRHEEVELSWKILDPFEDYWTRSGDKPEPYAPGSWGPASADALLARDGRSWRRP, encoded by the coding sequence ATGGTCCCTTCCGCAAACAACCGGCGCAACCCCCTGCGCGACCCCCGCGACCGGCGGCTGAACCGGATCGCGGGGCCGTCGTCGCTGGTTCTCTTCGGCGTGACCGGCGACCTCGCCCGCAAGAAGCTCATGCCCGCTGTGTACGACCTGGCCAACCGCGGCCTGCTCCCGCCGAGCTTCGCCCTCGTCGGATTCGGCCGCCGCGCCTGGAGCGACGAGGATTTCGCCGACCAGGTCCGGGCGGCGGTCGAACAGTACGCCCGGACACCGTTCCAGGCCGATGTCTGGGAACAGCTGAGCGCCGGCATGCGGTTCGTCCAGGGTGAATTCGGCGACGACGAGGCGTTCGCGCGGCTGAAGGAGGTCGTGGGCGAGCTCGACCAGACCCGCGGCACACGCGGAAACCATGCGTTCTACCTGTCGATCCCGCCGAAGGACTTCGAGCAGGTCTGCGAGAAGCTCTCCGCGCACGGCCTGGCCCAGGGCGAGCCAGGCACCTGGCGGCGCGTGGTGATCGAAAAGCCCTTCGGCCACGACCTGCAGTCCGCCCGCGAGCTCAACAGCATCGTCGAGTCGGTGTTCCCCGCGGACTCGGTGTTCCGGATCGACCACTATCTGGGCAAGGAGACGGTCCAGAACATCCTGGCACTGCGCTTCGCCAACCAGATGTTCGAGCCGCTCTGGAACGCCAACTACGTCGACCATGTGCAGATCACCATGGCCGAGGACATCGGCATCGGCGGCAGGGCGGGGTATTACGACGGCGTGGGGGCAGCCCGCGACGTCATCCAGAACCATTTGCTCCAGCTGCTCGCGCTGACCGCCATGGAGGAGCCGATCTCCTTCAACGCGGAGGATCTGCGCGCCGAGAAGGAGAAGGTCCTGGCCGCAATCCGGCTGCCCGAAGACCTCTCCACCCACTCGGCCCGCGGTCAGTACACCGGCGGCTGGCAGGGCGGCGAGAAGGTCAAAGGCTACCTGGAGGAGGAAGGCTTCAACCCGGAGTCAACCACCGAGACCTTCGCCGCGCTGCGCTTGGACATCCACACGCGGCGCTGGGCCGGTGTCCCGTTCTACCTGCGGGCCGGCAAGCGCCTCGGCAGGCGGGTGACCGAAATCGCCGTCGTGCTTAAACGCGCTCCAAACCTGCTCTTCCGGGACCATAAGGACGAGGACTTCGGCCAGAATGCAGTGGTCATCCGCGTCCAGCCGGACGAGGGGGCGACCATCCGCTTCGGCTCCAAGGTGCCGGGCACGCAGATGGAGGTCCGCGACGTGTCGATGGACTTCGGCTACGGCCACGCTTTCACCGAATCCAGCCCCGAAGCCTACGAGCGGCTGATCCTCGATGTCCTGCTGGGCGAACCCCCGCTGTTCCCCCGCCATGAGGAAGTCGAGCTGTCCTGGAAGATCCTCGATCCGTTCGAGGATTACTGGACGCGCAGCGGCGACAAGCCCGAACCCTACGCCCCGGGCAGCTGGGGCCCGGCGTCGGCAGATGCCCTGCTGGCCCGCGACGGACGTTCCTGGAGAAGGCCTTGA
- a CDS encoding glucose-6-phosphate isomerase: MGALSIQASGAARAAVEQHVPVLVEDKVASRLAAKDHTLWGPEAEQEAEVRLGWVDAAAVSRPLVAQILQLRDELRAEGVTRIVLAGMGGSSLAPEVISNTAGVELTVLDSTDPQQVRAALDERLAETALVVSSKSGSTVETDSQRRIFEQAFTAAGLDAASRIIVVTDPGSPMDASAREAGYRAVFNADPNVGGRYSALTAFGLVPTGLAGVDIETLLDDAEEAAEILADDDPDNIALALGAVLGGTDPLRDKIVLLDEASGIVGFADWAEQLIAESTGKLGTGVLPVVVGESAPEASFDAPDVLVIRLVSAEAEVDLAGNEAAVSGTLGSQLLLWEAATAVAGRLLGINPFDQPDVEAAKNAARGLLDAQPETPAPLAVDHAVEIRANGDWLGGAETVEGAIRALLGTLDANGYLSVQAYLDRFGQAELESLRPELATAARRPVTFGWGPRFLHSTGQFHKGGPAVGAYLQITAAAAEDLAIPERPFTFGELIAAQAAGDAQVLADHGRPVLRLHLRDREAGTAQLLQAVSALSGGKR; encoded by the coding sequence GTGGGGGCATTGTCGATCCAGGCCTCCGGCGCCGCCCGCGCTGCCGTTGAACAGCACGTCCCCGTCCTCGTCGAAGACAAAGTTGCCTCGCGGCTGGCCGCCAAGGACCACACCCTCTGGGGCCCTGAGGCTGAGCAGGAAGCCGAGGTCCGGCTCGGCTGGGTGGACGCCGCGGCGGTCTCACGGCCGCTCGTTGCGCAGATCCTGCAGCTGAGGGACGAACTCCGCGCCGAAGGCGTCACCCGGATCGTGCTCGCCGGCATGGGCGGCTCGTCGCTCGCCCCGGAGGTCATCAGCAATACCGCCGGCGTGGAACTGACCGTGCTGGACAGCACGGATCCGCAGCAGGTGCGCGCTGCGCTGGATGAACGGCTGGCCGAAACGGCGCTGGTGGTCTCCTCGAAGTCCGGCTCGACGGTCGAGACCGACTCGCAGCGGCGGATTTTCGAGCAGGCCTTCACCGCGGCCGGGCTTGACGCGGCGTCACGGATCATCGTCGTAACGGACCCGGGCTCCCCCATGGACGCCAGCGCCCGTGAGGCCGGGTATCGGGCGGTCTTCAACGCGGACCCGAATGTCGGCGGCCGGTACTCCGCGCTGACTGCCTTCGGCCTGGTTCCCACCGGCCTGGCCGGGGTGGACATCGAGACGCTGTTGGACGACGCTGAGGAAGCGGCCGAGATCCTGGCCGATGACGACCCGGACAACATCGCCTTGGCGCTCGGCGCCGTCCTCGGCGGAACGGATCCCCTGCGCGACAAGATCGTCCTGCTGGACGAGGCGTCCGGCATCGTCGGGTTTGCGGACTGGGCGGAGCAGCTGATCGCCGAATCCACAGGCAAGCTGGGCACGGGCGTCCTGCCCGTCGTCGTCGGTGAATCCGCCCCGGAGGCCTCCTTCGACGCCCCGGACGTGCTGGTCATTCGCCTGGTTTCCGCAGAGGCCGAGGTGGACCTTGCCGGAAACGAGGCGGCCGTGTCCGGCACACTCGGCAGCCAGCTGCTGCTGTGGGAAGCGGCGACCGCGGTGGCCGGGCGGCTGCTCGGCATCAATCCCTTCGACCAGCCGGACGTCGAGGCGGCCAAGAACGCCGCCCGCGGGCTGCTCGACGCGCAACCGGAGACTCCGGCGCCGCTGGCCGTCGACCACGCGGTCGAGATCCGCGCGAACGGCGACTGGCTGGGCGGGGCGGAGACGGTGGAGGGTGCCATCCGCGCCCTGCTGGGCACGCTGGACGCCAACGGCTACCTGAGCGTGCAGGCGTACCTGGACCGGTTCGGCCAGGCCGAACTGGAGAGCCTGCGCCCCGAACTCGCAACCGCCGCCCGGCGGCCGGTCACCTTCGGCTGGGGACCGCGCTTCCTGCATTCGACCGGGCAGTTCCATAAGGGCGGGCCCGCCGTCGGCGCCTACCTGCAGATCACCGCCGCCGCGGCGGAGGACCTGGCGATCCCCGAACGGCCGTTTACCTTCGGCGAGCTGATCGCGGCACAGGCGGCCGGCGACGCACAGGTCCTGGCTGACCACGGCCGGCCCGTGCTCCGCCTGCACCTTCGGGACCGGGAGGCAGGCACGGCACAGCTGCTGCAGGCGGTTTCGGCGCTCTCCGGCGGAAAGCGCTGA